The following coding sequences are from one Comamonas koreensis window:
- a CDS encoding sigma-54-dependent Fis family transcriptional regulator: MDPQITSQVLRQARVHLLAHGECPPGAVQARIASSWQRSLRAGVQPVGRVSCGDPLTGSEMRQVLTRSEDLLAIARPVMDYVFEQIQDSHSMVILANAQSTLLHTLGDAPFLNKAERVALRSGAIWTEEARGTNAIGTALVEATPLRVEGAEHFLEANSFLNCAASPIFSAQGQLLGVLDISGDQRLAQAHTLGLATTAARMIENRWLLARHQRDWRMHFHTQAEGVGTAAEGILALTPDGLLLGGNRTAMQSLKIAAADWGHLHWDDISAMPLRDWLARGHTQTERLHLAALHTGRSVFARLVLPQASHATPVGAAPPALPGDRAGRAPLVAVPQPAAPDALARLDTGDPGWRAAAERGRRTWGKGIALLVQGESGVGKELFARALHDSSARHAAPFVAINCAAIPEHLIEAELFGYESGAFTGARRDGQLGRLREAQGGTLFLDEIGDMPLALQTRLLRVLQERSITPLGGGKAQQLDFALVCATHHQLREAVAQGRFRADLFYRINGLALQLPALRERSDREAITRRLLDQFNPSQPVRLHPDLAFAMAHYPWPGNLREYANALQTASALLLPGEDTIGWSQLSDDLAQELLRYREGAPMAVAALAAQAQPPSLPATDLKTLSHTAIAQMLQQCRGNVSQAAKLLGISRQTLYRRLKTA; encoded by the coding sequence ATGGATCCCCAGATCACCTCCCAGGTGCTGCGCCAGGCACGGGTGCATTTGTTGGCACATGGTGAATGCCCGCCCGGGGCGGTGCAGGCGCGCATTGCCAGCTCCTGGCAACGCAGCCTGCGCGCAGGGGTACAGCCAGTCGGCCGGGTGTCTTGCGGCGATCCGCTCACCGGCTCCGAAATGCGCCAGGTGCTCACGCGCAGCGAAGACCTGCTGGCCATTGCCCGGCCGGTGATGGACTATGTGTTCGAGCAGATCCAGGACAGCCACAGCATGGTCATCCTGGCCAACGCCCAAAGCACCCTGCTGCACACCTTGGGTGACGCCCCTTTTCTGAACAAGGCCGAGCGCGTGGCGTTGCGCAGTGGCGCGATCTGGACCGAAGAGGCGCGCGGCACGAATGCGATTGGCACGGCGCTGGTGGAAGCCACGCCGCTGCGCGTCGAAGGCGCGGAGCACTTTCTGGAGGCCAACAGTTTTTTGAACTGCGCAGCCTCGCCCATCTTCAGCGCCCAGGGCCAGCTGCTGGGCGTGCTCGATATCTCTGGCGACCAGCGCCTGGCCCAGGCCCATACCTTGGGGCTGGCCACCACCGCTGCCCGCATGATCGAAAACCGCTGGCTGCTGGCACGCCACCAGCGCGACTGGCGCATGCATTTCCACACCCAGGCCGAAGGGGTGGGTACCGCCGCCGAAGGCATTCTGGCGCTGACGCCCGATGGTTTGCTGCTGGGCGGCAACCGCACCGCCATGCAAAGCCTCAAGATTGCCGCGGCCGACTGGGGCCATCTGCACTGGGACGACATCAGCGCGATGCCGCTGCGCGACTGGCTGGCCCGGGGCCATACCCAGACCGAGCGCCTGCATCTGGCGGCCCTGCACACCGGCCGCAGCGTGTTTGCGCGCCTGGTGCTGCCTCAGGCATCACACGCCACGCCGGTGGGCGCTGCACCGCCCGCGCTGCCAGGCGATCGCGCGGGCCGGGCGCCGCTCGTGGCCGTGCCCCAGCCAGCGGCGCCCGATGCGCTGGCCCGGCTGGACACCGGTGACCCGGGCTGGCGCGCTGCGGCCGAGCGCGGGCGGCGCACCTGGGGCAAGGGCATTGCCTTGCTGGTGCAGGGCGAATCGGGCGTAGGCAAGGAGCTGTTTGCGCGCGCGCTGCACGACAGCAGCGCACGCCATGCCGCGCCTTTTGTGGCCATCAATTGCGCGGCGATTCCGGAGCATTTGATCGAGGCCGAGCTGTTTGGCTACGAGTCCGGGGCTTTCACCGGCGCCCGGCGCGATGGCCAACTGGGCCGCTTGCGCGAGGCCCAGGGCGGCACGCTTTTCCTCGATGAAATTGGCGATATGCCGCTGGCGCTGCAAACCCGTTTGCTGCGTGTGCTGCAGGAGCGCAGCATCACGCCGTTGGGCGGCGGCAAGGCCCAGCAGCTCGATTTTGCGCTGGTCTGTGCCACCCACCACCAGCTGCGCGAGGCGGTGGCGCAGGGGCGCTTTCGGGCCGATCTGTTCTACCGTATCAACGGCCTGGCCTTGCAGCTGCCCGCGCTGCGCGAGCGCAGCGACCGCGAGGCCATCACCCGCCGCTTGCTGGACCAGTTCAACCCCAGCCAGCCGGTACGGCTGCATCCTGATCTGGCCTTTGCAATGGCGCACTACCCCTGGCCCGGCAATCTGCGCGAGTACGCCAACGCGCTGCAGACCGCATCGGCGCTGTTGCTGCCCGGCGAGGACACGATTGGCTGGTCGCAGCTCTCCGACGATCTGGCGCAGGAGCTGCTGCGCTACCGCGAGGGCGCGCCGATGGCGGTAGCCGCTTTGGCCGCGCAAGCGCAGCCACCCAGCCTGCCGGCCACCGATCTGAAAACCCTCTCGCACACCGCCATTGCGCAGATGCTGCAGCAGTGCCGGGGCAATGTATCACAGGCGGCCAAGCTGCTGGGCATCAGCCGGCAGACCCTGTACCGCCGGCTCAAGACGGCTTAG